In a single window of the bacterium genome:
- a CDS encoding C25 family cysteine peptidase, which translates to MKTKKTNILFWAVLINLITLPVFGEDVLTKFDALNSFIACKVDIEPLKIKSINGYDIVEVRECHESAEIGRPKLPVRSFFVLLPPEAVVKDVTITSMVQIELKGEYNICPVSPPIPISNGSKTTHPQYLSLDFYPENIIKLNSIQKLRGYNLACLSVFGASYNPETKQLFWNKQINFNLNLTSSETKAMSPTFRGFREDRELVNKLVVNSHLVNTYASEKRQIPLVTYEYVIITDGNLVSAFESLCNSKPMTTKIVTTSWIYTNYPGVDNQEKIKAFIKNYYENYGTCYVLLGGDTDVIPYRGVYAKVPNVPHFGDVIDCQIPCDLYYTCFDKDWDWDTDGDKVYGELNEDNIDLMPEVSIGRAPVSNLSEAINFVNKVITFEKSSDDYFYKELLIAYKLENNCDAKEIMEEIAKETPGTYTIFREYQTQGGVDNDRITTYINSGVGLIVHANHAHWYTAPPFEIGSHIDVRILSNGSKTFIFNTIGCIAGDFSGTFENPNGSDCIGEEMILNPDGGAVAFVGNSRYGWFDEYNVKKYSGEYQIEFFKKFFNGGYSCIGETFGRSKMEFINQCAEHNPYRWIMFCLNLLGDPAMKIGVVKEIFCIDQTIDNVIDKPGEIVDLIITLKNLKDGTITGVTGTLSTTDPYITIISGTATFGNIPYRGTSNNSSNPYKIMVNSNCPPIHKVSFSIEISDDGGYEYVDNFDVNINLKVETLDKVIHYPNPCYPDEGDVLKIGNIPLNSNPKVYIYNLAGELIRTLDEEGTEIQKYPGSEVVYWDAKNDSNKDVAFGVYIYILKCDAGTKKGKIAIIR; encoded by the coding sequence ATGAAAACCAAAAAGACAAATATTTTATTTTGGGCTGTCTTAATAAATTTGATAACCTTACCTGTTTTTGGAGAGGATGTTTTAACTAAATTTGACGCCCTTAATTCATTTATTGCCTGTAAAGTTGATATTGAACCCTTAAAAATAAAATCTATTAATGGTTATGATATAGTAGAGGTTCGGGAATGTCATGAGTCTGCTGAGATTGGCAGACCCAAATTACCGGTGCGCAGCTTTTTTGTGCTTTTACCACCAGAGGCAGTGGTTAAAGATGTAACGATTACCTCTATGGTACAGATAGAATTAAAGGGTGAATACAACATCTGTCCTGTTTCCCCACCCATTCCTATATCTAATGGCTCAAAAACTACGCACCCGCAATACCTATCTTTAGATTTTTATCCCGAAAATATCATCAAACTTAATTCTATTCAGAAGTTACGAGGTTACAATCTTGCCTGCCTTTCTGTTTTTGGCGCCAGCTACAATCCTGAAACTAAACAATTATTCTGGAATAAACAAATAAATTTCAATCTGAATCTTACATCATCTGAAACAAAGGCTATGAGTCCTACCTTTAGAGGATTTAGAGAAGATAGGGAGTTAGTAAATAAATTAGTCGTCAATTCTCATCTGGTAAATACTTATGCATCTGAGAAAAGACAAATCCCATTAGTTACTTATGAGTATGTAATTATCACTGATGGAAATTTAGTATCTGCTTTTGAATCATTATGTAACTCAAAACCAATGACCACTAAAATTGTTACTACATCCTGGATATACACTAACTATCCAGGTGTAGATAATCAAGAAAAGATTAAGGCTTTTATTAAAAATTACTATGAAAATTATGGAACCTGTTATGTCCTTTTGGGCGGGGATACAGATGTTATTCCATATCGCGGGGTATATGCCAAAGTGCCAAACGTTCCACATTTTGGAGATGTGATAGACTGCCAGATCCCCTGTGACCTTTACTATACCTGCTTTGATAAGGATTGGGACTGGGATACAGATGGAGATAAAGTTTATGGGGAATTAAACGAAGATAATATCGATTTGATGCCAGAGGTTTCCATTGGAAGGGCTCCGGTAAGTAATTTATCAGAAGCTATTAATTTTGTTAATAAAGTAATTACTTTTGAAAAATCATCAGACGACTATTTCTATAAGGAGCTTTTAATCGCCTATAAACTTGAGAATAATTGTGATGCAAAGGAAATTATGGAAGAGATTGCAAAGGAGACACCAGGAACATATACTATCTTTAGAGAATATCAAACTCAAGGTGGTGTGGATAACGATAGAATAACTACCTATATCAATTCTGGCGTAGGACTAATTGTCCATGCTAATCATGCTCACTGGTATACTGCCCCTCCTTTTGAAATTGGTAGCCATATAGATGTCAGAATCTTAAGTAATGGCTCTAAAACCTTTATCTTTAACACTATTGGCTGTATTGCTGGAGATTTCAGTGGAACATTTGAAAATCCCAATGGAAGTGATTGTATTGGTGAGGAGATGATTTTAAATCCAGATGGTGGTGCAGTAGCATTTGTTGGCAATTCAAGATATGGTTGGTTTGATGAATATAATGTCAAAAAATATAGCGGCGAATATCAGATAGAGTTTTTTAAAAAATTTTTTAATGGAGGATATTCCTGTATTGGCGAGACTTTTGGTAGAAGTAAAATGGAGTTTATCAATCAGTGTGCTGAGCATAATCCTTACCGCTGGATAATGTTCTGCCTTAATTTATTAGGCGACCCGGCTATGAAAATAGGTGTGGTAAAAGAGATTTTTTGTATTGACCAGACTATTGATAATGTCATTGATAAACCAGGGGAGATAGTTGATTTGATAATTACACTCAAAAATTTAAAGGATGGAACAATAACAGGAGTAACAGGCACATTATCTACTACTGACCCGTATATCACTATTATTAGCGGAACCGCCACTTTTGGTAATATACCCTATAGAGGCACTTCTAATAACTCCAGTAATCCTTATAAAATAATGGTTAATTCAAATTGTCCTCCTATTCATAAGGTTAGTTTTTCTATAGAAATAAGTGATGATGGGGGGTATGAATATGTGGATAACTTTGATGTAAATATAAATCTAAAAGTAGAAACACTTGATAAGGTTATCCATTATCCTAATCCTTGCTATCCTGATGAAGGTGATGTGCTTAAGATTGGCAATATACCACTGAATTCTAACCCAAAAGTCTATATTTATAATTTAGCAGGTGAATTAATTCGGACATTAGATGAAGA